Within the Dechloromonas denitrificans genome, the region TCGGCGACCGCATGCTGGTCGCCAACGCCACCGGCTGTTCGTCGATCTACGGCGGCAACCTGCCGACCACACCGTACACGACCAACGCCGAAGGCCGCGGGCCGGCCTGGAACAATTCGCTGTTTGAGGACAACGCCGAATTCGGCCTCGGCATGCGGCTGGCTACCGACCAACTGGCCGATGCGGCACGCACGCAATTGAAGGCGATGGCGCTGGAAGTCGGTGACAGCATGATCGCCGCATTGCTCAATGCCGACCAGAGCAGCGAAGCCGGCATCCATGAGCAGCGCGAGCGGGTCGCCGCCTTGCTCGCCAAGCTGGCCCACATCGCCACGCCGGCCGCGGCGCAACTGGCCGCCGTCGCCGAATACCTGATCCGGCGCAGCGTGTGGATCATCGGCGGCGACGGCTGGGCCTACGACATCGGCTTCGGCGGCCTCGACCACGTGCTGTCCTCGGGAGCCGATGTCAATATCCTGGTCCTCGATACCGAGGTTTATTCCAACACCGGTGGCCAGAATTCCAAGGCGACGCCGCGCGGTGCGGTCGCCAAATTCGCCGCCGGCGGCCAGCCGAACCGCAAGAAGGATCTGGCGCGCATCGCCATGGATTACGAAAACGTCTTTGTCGCCAAGGTCGCCTACGGCGCCAAGGACACCCATACGCTGAAGGCTTTCCTCGATGCCGAGAGCTATCCCGGCGTCTCGATCATCATCGCCTACAGCCCGTGCATCGCGCATGGCGTCGATATGTCGCACAACCACAGTCAGCAGGATCTGGCGGTCAAGGCCGGTCACTGGCCGCTGTTGCGTTACGACCCGCGGCTGCGCGAGCAGGGCAGGAATCCGATGTCGGTCGATAGCGCGGCGCCGAGCATTCCCTTCCGCGATTTCGCCCGCAACGAAGCGCGCTTTACCGTGCTCGAGCGCCAGCATCCGGAGGCCGCCGAACGCTTCATGGTCCAGGCCGAAAACGATGCCCGACTGCGCCATCAGGAATATGTCGAGCTGGCCGAACTGGCCTTGCCCGAGGCGCTGATCGAGGAAAAAGCCCAGGAAGCCGCCGAACAAAAGGAGACCCCCAATGCCTGATCTGTCCACCACCTACCTCGGCCTGGCGCTGAAGAACCCGCTGGTGCCGTCGTCGACGCCGCTCAGCCGCCACCTCGACGCGGTGCTGCATCTGGAAGATGCCGGCGCGGCGGCCATCGTCATGCATTCGCTGTTCGAAGAAGAGGTCCGTAACGACGAAAAGATGATCGACCGCTTTCTCGTCCATCCGGACAGCTTTGGCGAGGCGAGCGGCCACCTGCCGGCCGGCCGCGATTACCGCAGCCAGCTCGACGGCTATCTCGAACAATTGCAGGCGCTCAAGGCGCGGCTCGATATTCCGGTGATCGCCAGCCTGAACGGCTCCTCGCTCAATGGCTGGGTCGAACTCGGCAAGGAAATGCAGGAGGCCGGGGCCGATGCGCTGGAACTCAACGCCTGGTTCATGCCGGGCGACCCGATGCTCGGCGGCGAAGAACTGGAAGATCGCTACCTGTCGCTGCTCGGCGAACTGAAGGCGGTGGTCGGCATTCCGGTCAGCATGAAGCTGTCACCGTTCTTCACGTCGCTGCCGAATTTCGTACACCGGGCCAGGCAGGCCGGGGCGGCCGGCGTCTCCTTGTTCAACCGCTTCTTCCAGCCGGATATCGATCTGGCCAGCCTGAGCGTCGTCGACCGCGTCCAGTTGTCGAGTTCGGCCGACGGCCTGTTGACCATGCGCTGGATCGCCATTCTGCGTGGCCGGACCGAACTGACGCTGGCGGCCAGCGGTGGCGTGCATACCGCCGAAGACGCGCTCAAAATGCTGCTCGCCGGGGCCGACGTCGTGCATATGGCGAGCGCCCTGCTGCAATCCGGACCGCCGGCCCTGATGGAGGTGCTGGATGGCCTGAAGCACTGGATGGAGGTCCGGGAGTACGAATCGGTGAGCCAGCTCAAGGGTTCGATGAGCCAGCAAAACCTGCCCGATCCGAGTGCCTTCGCCCGCGCCGCCTATCTGCATGCGCTCGATTCGTTCACCCCGCCGGCCGGGGTGCGCTACTGAGCGATCGCTGACCAGTGCTTTGTCAGTGTCGACATTTTTTACAGTTTTTGGCGATTTTTAGTGTTGTCATATTTTATTTGTTAAAAATCAGTGATTTGTTGAAGTGGCACCCGATTTGCTATTACCAAAGTAAGGTTGCGGGGCGATCTTGTGTTCATCGCCACTGGCGGTAAGCCGATCTTGCTGACGCGCCGATGCGTATTTTCATTGGCGTAAAAATTGGTAATCGCTGTGCTTTACGGCCAGCAATCGTGTTGGAGGAACAAATCATGATCAACAAGAAATTTCTGGCTGTCGGCTTTGCCTTGAGCATTGGCTCGACGGTTGCCTTTGCGGCCCAACTCGCATGCAACCAGAGCGGTTCCTATGTCAATGTCACGGAGTATTACCAGGCGCAAAATCCTGGCACGACCACCGTTACCGGAACCATCGGATACAACAGTTGCGTCGGCGTCTATCCCGGCAATGACGTACCCGGTGTTGCGCCGGGCAATGCCCTGCCGACGACCAATCTGGGCTGGTATGGCGACGGCTACATGAATGGCGAGCCGAACAAGCAGGGCAGCTTTTTTACCGGCTACGAGTTCACTTCCGCCCAGTACCCGGCGTCGAACCTGAACGGTGACAACAAACCCGATCCGGGCTGGATCTACCTCGGCAGCCTCAACTTCGGTGACAATGGCAAGGGTACCTTCCAGGCGGTCAGCAGCATCGCCGGTCTGCCGAATACCTTGTTCGGCAGCGAAATATTCTCGGCCTCCTACGACACCGCTACGGGCGTCGGTTCCTGGAAATTCACGCCGGACAAAAATATCGCCATCGATGCCGCACCCTTGTTCGGCAAGAACTATTTCGACCAGTTTGCGCTGGTTTTCAAGCAGGGCGGTGGAGACAAGGGCGGCTTCGCGGTCTATGACTTCACCTCGGATCAGTTCGGCGTCGCACCGCCGCCGAATTATCTCGATCCCATCCTTAATTTCGAGGGTGACTGGAATCTGACCACTGTCTTTAACGGTCAGAAGAGCATTTCCCACATCGCCCTGTGGGCGCGCGATCCGGGTGGCGACCAGAATGTTCCGGAACCCGGCACGCTGGTCTTGCTCGGCGCAGCTCTGGTCGGTATTGCCGTGGCTCGCAAGCGCTCGGCCAGCGCCAGCTAGAACCAGTCGATCTTCGTTGATCGTACTCAGGGCCGGCCTTCGCGAGAAGGCCGGCCCTGTCGTTTCAGCAGCCTCGTCCCGAGGTGTCGCGGCTGAAGCCGAAGCCGCCGCTGCTGCTCGGCGGCCGGATGCAGATCAGCAGGCCGAGCGATTTTGCCGATTTCCGCAAGTCAGCCGGGAAGGCGGCGAAGGGAACGGCCTGCTCGACGACGGCCTTGATGAAAGCGATTTCGTCCTGCTGGTCGGCGGCGTTGAGCACCTGAAAACTGTGCAGCGAGCCGTCCGGTTTGAGACGGACCCGGACCAGCGCGCTGCGGACGCCCTTGGCGCGCGGGTCGTTCCTGACGAAAGCGGCGCTGCGGTTGAGTTTCTTGACCATCGCATCGAGATACATTTCGAGACTGAATGGATCAGCCGGCGGTCCGTTCGGCAGGCGCTCCAGCTCGACGTTGTCCTCACCGTCCTGGCGGGCCTGTTCGCGGCCCAGTTCGCGGGCCATGGCCAGCGAGCGCTGGGCCAGCGTCGGGGCGGGGCGGGCCTGGGCGCCGAGCTCGTTGAGGAAGTTGTTCATTTCTT harbors:
- a CDS encoding dihydroorotate dehydrogenase-like protein, translating into MPDLSTTYLGLALKNPLVPSSTPLSRHLDAVLHLEDAGAAAIVMHSLFEEEVRNDEKMIDRFLVHPDSFGEASGHLPAGRDYRSQLDGYLEQLQALKARLDIPVIASLNGSSLNGWVELGKEMQEAGADALELNAWFMPGDPMLGGEELEDRYLSLLGELKAVVGIPVSMKLSPFFTSLPNFVHRARQAGAAGVSLFNRFFQPDIDLASLSVVDRVQLSSSADGLLTMRWIAILRGRTELTLAASGGVHTAEDALKMLLAGADVVHMASALLQSGPPALMEVLDGLKHWMEVREYESVSQLKGSMSQQNLPDPSAFARAAYLHALDSFTPPAGVRY
- a CDS encoding PEP-CTERM sorting domain-containing protein — its product is MINKKFLAVGFALSIGSTVAFAAQLACNQSGSYVNVTEYYQAQNPGTTTVTGTIGYNSCVGVYPGNDVPGVAPGNALPTTNLGWYGDGYMNGEPNKQGSFFTGYEFTSAQYPASNLNGDNKPDPGWIYLGSLNFGDNGKGTFQAVSSIAGLPNTLFGSEIFSASYDTATGVGSWKFTPDKNIAIDAAPLFGKNYFDQFALVFKQGGGDKGGFAVYDFTSDQFGVAPPPNYLDPILNFEGDWNLTTVFNGQKSISHIALWARDPGGDQNVPEPGTLVLLGAALVGIAVARKRSASAS